Proteins encoded together in one Thermococcus barophilus MP window:
- a CDS encoding cell wall-binding repeat-containing protein, translating to MMRKKVLTTSLVMIFMLSLIPISHAADVNIVILVSDNEADSTLADSVANIINAYAVIKVPWGIYNPNYSAEVLKYAPDKVIIIGGPTAVPIDYEKDLEEMDIPFERWYGKNRYETNLVVVQKLKEEFPEEFSQIETVYIVHGRDVLSMLMQRWLDALPNVAKYKSIWVFTGDGYENLSLQVLDDILEASQGRPWVEVIVTSRWIQLEHKKVPKPLFNINTDEIANFLRKKGYEVTVGNYTRGTYFTIKYAGTIGQVVLETLKLVDNKTQVAENFLDGLDIPEAKKRLNMAKEQITKAWKLYSLGNYQEAYLLAVAANRNADFVISMSAKEWNKIAQMSLNYALNREVLRLEARINALKVLGINTESVEEVLAEIKLAIKSKNYSKALKLIKEAKEELREMFINEKRHPLPVPPDHREERGGHAKNPRP from the coding sequence ATGATGAGAAAAAAAGTCTTAACAACATCCTTAGTCATGATCTTCATGCTTTCACTAATCCCAATATCACACGCTGCGGATGTTAACATAGTGATACTTGTGAGTGATAATGAGGCAGATTCAACTTTAGCCGATAGTGTCGCAAACATTATTAATGCTTACGCAGTTATTAAAGTCCCTTGGGGAATCTACAACCCAAACTATTCTGCTGAAGTATTAAAATATGCCCCCGATAAGGTTATAATAATTGGAGGACCCACAGCAGTTCCAATTGATTATGAAAAAGATCTTGAAGAGATGGACATCCCCTTCGAGAGATGGTACGGAAAGAACAGATATGAAACCAATCTGGTGGTGGTTCAAAAGCTTAAGGAGGAATTCCCCGAAGAATTTTCCCAAATAGAGACAGTCTACATTGTACATGGTAGGGACGTCCTTAGCATGCTTATGCAGAGGTGGCTTGATGCATTACCCAATGTGGCTAAGTACAAGTCAATTTGGGTATTTACAGGAGATGGGTACGAGAATTTAAGCCTTCAAGTTCTTGATGATATACTCGAAGCATCGCAGGGACGCCCATGGGTTGAGGTGATAGTAACTTCAAGATGGATTCAGCTGGAGCATAAAAAAGTTCCAAAACCTCTATTCAATATTAACACAGATGAAATTGCCAATTTTCTAAGGAAGAAAGGATATGAAGTAACTGTTGGTAATTACACGCGCGGAACGTATTTTACTATCAAGTATGCAGGCACAATAGGTCAGGTTGTCTTAGAAACTCTGAAACTTGTGGACAACAAAACGCAAGTAGCAGAAAACTTCCTTGATGGTCTCGATATACCTGAAGCGAAGAAGAGACTCAACATGGCAAAAGAACAGATCACAAAAGCCTGGAAGCTTTACAGTCTGGGCAACTATCAGGAGGCTTATCTTCTTGCAGTTGCAGCAAACAGAAATGCTGACTTCGTAATAAGTATGTCCGCTAAAGAGTGGAACAAAATTGCCCAGATGTCTCTGAACTATGCACTTAATAGGGAGGTTTTAAGGCTCGAGGCGAGAATCAACGCATTAAAAGTCCTCGGCATTAATACCGAGAGCGTGGAGGAAGTTTTAGCAGAGATAAAATTAGCGATAAAATCCAAAAACTACTCAAAAGCCCTCAAACTTATCAAAGAAGCAAAGGAAGAGCTTAGAGAAATGTTTATCAATGAAAAGAGACACCCTCTCCCGGTACCCCCAGATCACAGAGAAGAAAGAGGGGGACATGCTAAAAATCCAAGACCATAA
- a CDS encoding ATP/GTP-binding protein, translating into MILTFVGTAGSGKTTITHTFGKYLEKEGYTVGYVNLDTGVKKLPYKPNIDVRETVTVEEIMKEGYGPNGAIVESYDRLMPHIERYITKILELERGKDYVLIDTPGQIETFLFHEFGVRLMENLPAPLVVYLFSPEVLRKPHDYCFVRFFALMIDLRLGSTTVPALNKVDLVDNLERHKQYLEDMEYLTSRLKLDSSTQGLLAYKLCTFLPEVSPPVRILYLSAKTGEGFDDLETIAYEHYCTCGDLT; encoded by the coding sequence ATGATTTTAACCTTTGTAGGAACTGCAGGAAGTGGCAAGACGACAATAACACACACATTTGGAAAATACTTAGAAAAAGAAGGATACACAGTTGGTTATGTAAATTTGGACACAGGAGTTAAAAAACTGCCTTACAAACCAAACATAGATGTCAGGGAAACCGTAACTGTCGAGGAGATAATGAAAGAAGGTTATGGGCCCAACGGAGCTATTGTGGAAAGCTATGATAGATTAATGCCACATATTGAAAGATACATCACTAAAATTCTGGAGCTTGAGCGGGGAAAAGATTACGTTCTCATTGATACCCCTGGCCAAATTGAAACATTCCTTTTCCATGAATTTGGGGTTAGACTTATGGAAAATCTTCCAGCTCCCCTTGTTGTATACCTATTTAGCCCCGAAGTTCTAAGAAAGCCCCACGATTATTGTTTTGTCCGTTTTTTTGCCCTTATGATTGATTTAAGGCTTGGCTCAACTACAGTTCCAGCTTTGAATAAAGTGGATTTGGTTGATAATTTGGAGAGGCATAAGCAATATCTTGAGGACATGGAGTACCTAACATCCCGTCTAAAGCTTGATTCCTCAACACAGGGGCTGTTGGCATACAAACTATGCACATTTTTGCCGGAAGTATCTCCACCTGTTCGAATCCTTTATCTGTCGGCAAAAACAGGAGAAGGATTTGATGATCTGGAGACCATTGCATATGAACACTACTGCACCTGTGGGGATTTGACTTAG
- the minD gene encoding cell division ATPase MinD, translating into MGRLISITSGKGGTGKTTTTANLAIALGKHGYKVCAIDADLTMANLSLIMGLDNVNITIHDVLAGEAKIDDAIYTTEYENVHVIPAAVDWEHVIKADPRNLPSIIKPLKSRFDFILIDCPAGLQMDAMSAMLSGEEAVIVTNPEISCITDSMKVGIVLKKAGLAILGFVLNRYGRSENDIPPEAAEEVMEIPLLAVIPEDPAIREATLEGVPVVAYKPKSEGAKAFMELAEKITRIAGYKARVMY; encoded by the coding sequence TTGGGAAGGTTGATCTCAATAACCTCCGGTAAAGGAGGAACAGGAAAAACTACCACAACTGCTAACCTCGCAATTGCCCTTGGGAAGCATGGTTATAAAGTGTGTGCGATCGATGCAGATTTAACGATGGCAAATTTGAGTTTAATTATGGGTTTGGACAACGTTAACATCACAATCCATGATGTACTCGCTGGAGAGGCAAAAATAGATGACGCAATATATACTACCGAGTATGAGAATGTCCATGTTATACCTGCGGCAGTTGACTGGGAGCACGTAATAAAGGCAGACCCAAGAAACCTTCCAAGCATTATTAAACCTCTGAAAAGCAGGTTTGACTTTATTCTAATCGACTGCCCAGCAGGTCTCCAAATGGATGCCATGAGTGCAATGCTCAGTGGGGAAGAAGCTGTAATTGTAACAAATCCAGAGATCTCATGTATAACTGATTCAATGAAAGTTGGTATTGTTCTTAAAAAGGCGGGGCTTGCCATTTTGGGATTCGTGCTAAACAGATATGGGAGAAGTGAAAATGATATACCTCCAGAAGCAGCTGAGGAAGTTATGGAAATTCCGCTCTTAGCAGTAATTCCAGAGGATCCGGCAATTAGGGAAGCCACACTGGAAGGAGTCCCAGTTGTGGCATATAAACCTAAATCAGAAGGGGCAAAAGCATTTATGGAGCTTGCAGAGAAGATTACGCGTATAGCAGGCTACAAAGCAAGGGTGATGTATTAA
- a CDS encoding L-threonylcarbamoyladenylate synthase: MTIVINMRDRVDNRKIKIAAKFIREGKLVAFPTETVYGLGADALNEKAVRRIFEAKGRPADNPLIVHIARFEQLYELARNVPREAEILAEHFWPGPLTIVLPKKDNVPKTTTGGLDTVAIRMPAHEIALNLIKASGRPIAAPSANISGKPSPTLAEHVVDDFYGRIECIIDGGEVKIGVESTVLDLTTKPPTLLRPGGLPLEEIERIIGRIKIHPAVKGKTVDIAKAPGMKYKHYAPNAQVIVIEGNREKVKEKIKELLKEYKKRGIKVGIMATGDFYEADAYVNLGNSEEEVAKNLFRALRELDKSGVDVILAEGIEEKGLGLAVMNRLRKAAGYKIVRA, translated from the coding sequence ATGACGATTGTAATAAATATGAGAGACAGAGTTGATAATAGAAAAATCAAAATTGCCGCAAAGTTCATTAGAGAGGGTAAACTTGTTGCATTTCCAACTGAGACAGTGTATGGACTTGGAGCCGATGCATTAAACGAGAAAGCAGTTAGGAGAATTTTTGAGGCAAAAGGCAGGCCTGCTGATAATCCTCTAATTGTGCACATAGCTCGGTTTGAGCAGCTATATGAGTTGGCAAGAAACGTTCCCAGAGAAGCCGAAATTCTGGCAGAGCACTTCTGGCCGGGGCCTTTAACTATAGTGCTGCCGAAAAAAGACAATGTCCCTAAAACTACAACAGGTGGGCTTGATACTGTGGCAATAAGAATGCCCGCTCATGAAATTGCCCTAAACCTAATTAAAGCGAGTGGAAGACCAATAGCAGCCCCTTCGGCCAATATAAGTGGTAAACCCAGTCCCACCTTAGCAGAACATGTAGTGGATGACTTTTATGGGAGGATAGAGTGCATAATTGACGGGGGAGAAGTAAAAATTGGAGTCGAGTCTACGGTTTTAGATCTAACAACAAAGCCACCCACTCTTCTGAGACCGGGAGGCTTGCCCTTAGAGGAGATAGAAAGGATCATTGGAAGAATAAAAATCCATCCGGCTGTAAAAGGTAAAACTGTAGATATTGCAAAAGCTCCAGGAATGAAGTACAAGCACTATGCTCCAAATGCCCAAGTGATTGTAATTGAAGGGAACAGGGAAAAAGTTAAAGAGAAAATCAAGGAGCTTTTGAAGGAATACAAAAAAAGAGGGATAAAAGTCGGTATTATGGCTACTGGAGATTTTTATGAGGCTGATGCATATGTAAATCTGGGAAATAGTGAAGAGGAAGTAGCAAAAAATCTCTTCAGAGCCCTGAGGGAACTTGATAAATCTGGAGTTGATGTAATCCTTGCAGAAGGAATAGAAGAGAAAGGTCTCGGATTAGCAGTAATGAACCGTCTCAGAAAAGCTGCCGGATACAAAATAGTTAGAGCATAA
- the asnB gene encoding asparagine synthase (glutamine-hydrolyzing) encodes MCLIAGGVGKSLKERIVKMIFAGKHRGEDSFGVWTDEGVLKSRNFSKVYEIPNGNIALLQCRLAMTGSKEFTQPFYNEFVLVHNGEIYNHTQIREYLENKGISFESNVDSEVILRLLEFLIHEKDMSYVTAVKKSMKILNGDYAVAFSDGREIYLFRDPIGIRPLYYSPNGFFASEKKVLWSIDENAIPVNPGEVVKISKGKVERFKVFNILELRDSFFPYERAKKSLIKSLEYSVKIRVGKKTGVLFSGGLDSSLLALLSSKYSNVTLYAAGAEGSQDLEWARKVGDMLGLKLKEYVFDISDVEEVIPKVVFAIEEPNPMNLAIGIPLYFATKLAKEDNRKLLLSGQGADELFGGYFKYLENPGLMEKDLIELGEKNLARDDKIAMLNSVEGRFPFLDLNVVRTALRTPIGFKIKNGIRKAILREVAFELGLPKEVAYREKKACQYGTNSQKILQKIAKNKGMKTKEFVHRVFNEVFKH; translated from the coding sequence ATGTGCCTAATAGCAGGAGGTGTGGGAAAGAGTCTTAAAGAACGGATTGTCAAGATGATCTTTGCTGGCAAGCACAGGGGAGAAGACTCTTTTGGTGTGTGGACTGATGAAGGAGTTTTAAAAAGTCGGAATTTCTCCAAAGTTTATGAAATCCCGAACGGTAATATAGCACTTCTCCAGTGCAGATTAGCAATGACCGGCTCAAAAGAATTCACTCAACCGTTTTACAACGAGTTTGTTCTCGTCCACAATGGAGAGATTTACAATCATACTCAAATCAGGGAATATCTGGAAAATAAAGGGATCTCATTTGAAAGCAACGTTGACAGTGAGGTCATTTTGAGACTTTTAGAATTTTTAATTCATGAAAAGGACATGTCCTATGTGACTGCGGTTAAAAAAAGTATGAAAATACTAAACGGTGATTACGCAGTTGCTTTTTCTGATGGAAGAGAAATTTATCTTTTCAGAGACCCTATTGGAATCAGACCCTTATATTATTCACCAAACGGCTTCTTTGCCTCTGAGAAGAAGGTCTTATGGAGTATTGATGAAAACGCTATTCCAGTAAATCCAGGTGAAGTTGTTAAGATTTCAAAAGGGAAGGTTGAGAGATTTAAGGTCTTTAATATCCTTGAGCTGAGAGATAGTTTCTTTCCCTACGAGAGAGCAAAGAAATCACTAATTAAAAGTCTGGAATACTCTGTAAAAATAAGGGTAGGAAAAAAGACTGGCGTGTTGTTTTCTGGGGGGTTGGACAGCTCGCTCTTAGCTTTGCTTTCATCAAAGTATTCCAACGTTACCCTTTACGCTGCGGGAGCAGAAGGGAGTCAAGATTTAGAGTGGGCACGAAAAGTGGGTGATATGCTGGGATTGAAGCTGAAGGAATATGTTTTTGACATTAGTGACGTTGAAGAAGTTATTCCAAAGGTGGTCTTTGCTATTGAAGAACCTAACCCCATGAATTTAGCAATAGGAATTCCTCTCTATTTTGCAACAAAACTGGCAAAAGAGGACAACCGCAAACTCCTGCTTAGTGGGCAGGGGGCTGATGAGCTCTTTGGAGGATACTTTAAGTATCTGGAAAATCCAGGACTCATGGAAAAGGATCTGATTGAACTTGGAGAAAAAAACCTGGCAAGGGATGACAAAATAGCAATGCTTAATAGCGTAGAAGGAAGGTTTCCATTTCTGGATCTAAATGTTGTCAGAACAGCGTTGAGAACCCCCATTGGATTCAAAATAAAGAACGGGATCAGAAAAGCAATTTTAAGAGAAGTGGCATTTGAATTAGGATTGCCAAAAGAAGTTGCATACAGAGAAAAGAAAGCCTGCCAATATGGAACAAATTCGCAGAAAATACTACAGAAAATTGCAAAAAATAAGGGGATGAAGACCAAAGAATTCGTACACAGAGTATTCAATGAAGTATTTAAACACTGA
- a CDS encoding cyclase family protein encodes MIVDLTKTLSEELEVFPGDPEIKIKEWTSLEKEGYYMNLLCFGEHSGTHVDAPAHFIKGGKAVDGLPLEKFFGRAIVVDVSNGQGEVIIKEVPKTDLEGKIVLFYSGGRELSVELAEFLVNAGIKAVGTDGMSIGNEEVHRVLLSAEIPIFENLANLEKLIGKNFTFIAFPLKIENGSGSPVRAVALL; translated from the coding sequence ATGATTGTTGATCTAACAAAAACTTTGAGCGAAGAGCTTGAAGTTTTTCCAGGTGATCCGGAGATCAAAATTAAAGAGTGGACAAGCCTTGAAAAGGAGGGATACTACATGAATCTTCTCTGCTTTGGAGAGCACAGCGGGACTCATGTTGACGCTCCAGCACACTTCATAAAAGGTGGAAAAGCTGTGGATGGACTTCCTTTAGAGAAGTTCTTTGGAAGAGCTATCGTCGTTGATGTCTCTAATGGTCAGGGTGAAGTAATTATTAAAGAAGTTCCCAAAACAGACTTAGAAGGAAAAATTGTGCTGTTTTATTCGGGAGGGAGAGAGCTAAGTGTAGAGCTTGCTGAGTTTTTAGTCAATGCTGGGATTAAGGCTGTTGGAACTGATGGAATGAGCATTGGCAACGAGGAGGTTCACAGAGTGCTCCTCTCTGCTGAGATTCCAATTTTTGAAAATTTGGCAAACCTTGAAAAGCTGATTGGGAAAAACTTTACTTTCATTGCATTTCCACTTAAGATTGAAAACGGTTCCGGAAGTCCTGTTAGGGCTGTTGCATTGCTTTAA
- a CDS encoding PINc/VapC family ATPase, with the protein MKVFVADTSVIVDGRLTQYLETLGEKVKVVIPEAVVAEIEHQANEGKAIGHVGLEELKKLRKMADGDKILLEFYGERPELWQIRRAKAGEIDHMVREVARELNAVLITGDQVQRDIAIAKGIEVVYLTGRKEVKHRLEDFFDEHTMSVHLKAGVKPLAKKGKPGEWHLVPIRDEPLTDEELEEIADDIVERAKRDPESFIELDEPGATVVQLRNYRIVIAKPPFADRIEITAVRPITKLSIEDYELSEKLLERLTDKAEGILIAGAPGEGKTTFAQALAEYYASMGKIVKTMEKPRDLQVSEEITQYTALGGRMEKTGDVLLLVRPDYTIFDEMRKTSDFKIYADLRLAGVGMIGVVHATKPIDAIQRFIGRVELGMIPQIVDTVIFIKAGRVDKVLTLEYKVKVPTGMTEEDLARPVIEVRDFDTGELEYEIYTYGEEISVVPVKKKEKPPAMKLAEKRLKQEIKKFLPDVYTEVELVSPHKAVIYADEFDIPAIIGKKGKRITEIEKRLGISIDVRSFDEKMKEMPKERIPVEVEEKKKQIVLRVSPDYAKRPLKFFGGEQYVFTATPSKKGIVKVSKNTPIGRELKRLLEAGIEIWASL; encoded by the coding sequence ATGAAAGTGTTTGTAGCAGACACAAGTGTGATTGTTGATGGGAGACTGACTCAATACTTAGAGACTCTGGGTGAGAAGGTTAAGGTGGTTATTCCAGAGGCAGTTGTAGCTGAGATTGAGCATCAAGCTAATGAGGGCAAAGCAATAGGACATGTGGGATTAGAAGAGCTTAAAAAGTTAAGAAAAATGGCAGATGGAGATAAAATTTTGCTTGAATTCTATGGTGAGAGACCAGAGCTTTGGCAAATCAGAAGGGCAAAAGCCGGAGAAATAGACCATATGGTGAGGGAAGTTGCGAGAGAGCTCAATGCAGTTCTCATTACCGGCGATCAGGTTCAAAGGGATATAGCAATAGCCAAGGGAATTGAAGTTGTGTATCTCACAGGAAGAAAGGAGGTAAAACACCGTTTGGAAGACTTCTTTGATGAACACACCATGAGCGTTCACCTTAAGGCTGGGGTGAAGCCATTAGCCAAGAAGGGAAAGCCCGGGGAATGGCACTTAGTTCCAATTAGGGATGAACCCTTAACGGACGAGGAGCTTGAGGAAATAGCTGATGATATAGTTGAGAGGGCAAAAAGGGATCCAGAGTCTTTTATTGAACTTGATGAACCAGGAGCGACAGTTGTTCAGCTCAGAAACTATCGTATTGTAATAGCGAAGCCCCCATTTGCCGACAGAATTGAAATTACAGCTGTGAGGCCAATCACTAAGCTCAGCATTGAGGATTATGAGCTGAGCGAAAAGCTCTTGGAGAGGCTAACTGATAAGGCGGAGGGAATTTTGATTGCAGGAGCTCCTGGAGAGGGAAAAACAACATTTGCTCAGGCATTGGCTGAGTACTATGCTTCAATGGGCAAGATAGTGAAGACGATGGAAAAGCCGAGAGACTTGCAAGTAAGCGAGGAGATTACCCAATACACAGCGCTTGGTGGCAGGATGGAGAAAACTGGCGATGTTCTGCTTTTAGTTAGACCTGATTACACGATATTCGACGAAATGAGAAAGACAAGTGACTTCAAAATTTACGCGGATTTAAGATTAGCCGGTGTTGGCATGATCGGTGTAGTTCACGCAACTAAGCCCATAGATGCAATCCAGCGTTTCATTGGAAGGGTTGAATTGGGCATGATTCCCCAGATAGTGGACACGGTGATCTTCATTAAAGCGGGAAGGGTTGATAAGGTTCTTACCCTTGAGTATAAGGTTAAGGTGCCAACTGGGATGACCGAAGAGGACCTGGCGAGACCGGTAATTGAAGTTAGAGACTTTGATACAGGAGAACTTGAATATGAGATCTACACATACGGCGAGGAGATAAGTGTTGTTCCAGTGAAAAAGAAGGAAAAGCCACCTGCAATGAAGCTGGCTGAGAAGAGGTTAAAGCAGGAAATAAAGAAATTCTTGCCCGATGTTTATACTGAGGTTGAGCTTGTGAGCCCGCACAAAGCTGTGATCTATGCAGATGAGTTCGATATTCCTGCAATAATTGGAAAGAAGGGCAAGAGGATTACAGAAATTGAGAAGAGGCTGGGTATAAGCATTGATGTGAGGAGCTTTGACGAGAAGATGAAGGAGATGCCAAAAGAGAGGATACCGGTTGAGGTAGAAGAAAAGAAGAAGCAAATTGTCCTGAGAGTTTCACCAGATTACGCAAAGAGGCCTTTGAAGTTCTTCGGTGGGGAGCAGTATGTGTTCACAGCAACGCCATCAAAGAAGGGCATAGTTAAGGTGAGCAAAAATACACCAATTGGAAGAGAGCTTAAACGTCTGCTGGAAGCAGGAATTGAAATCTGGGCTTCCCTTTGA
- a CDS encoding nucleotidyltransferase domain-containing protein, translated as MPREKVVRVWDEREIVYSPKRWRYLWEKREKALQIMERLAQFDPHVYGSVARGDVRKDSDIDIVIPYKVPSYLIELALEGISIQARRIVMATPWHLIKGHIEIDEETTVTFFLTNPTDKELEFYKWGGMVDIWGVKTKQRVPGVNKKLILIIPTEKGHIEREVVGRESEVAKIIGVSVELVKERVHILTRRDAIGRTGVYLNEEVPDWMSFEEALKMIADRDPNIRRKVRESGGI; from the coding sequence ATGCCGAGAGAAAAAGTTGTTCGCGTCTGGGATGAGCGGGAGATAGTGTATTCTCCGAAGAGATGGCGCTATTTGTGGGAAAAGCGAGAGAAAGCGCTGCAGATCATGGAGCGCTTAGCTCAGTTTGATCCCCACGTTTATGGAAGCGTTGCAAGGGGAGACGTTAGGAAGGATAGCGATATAGATATTGTTATTCCTTACAAAGTGCCAAGCTATCTAATTGAGCTTGCCCTTGAAGGGATATCAATTCAAGCAAGAAGAATTGTTATGGCAACTCCATGGCACCTCATAAAGGGACATATTGAAATTGATGAGGAAACAACCGTGACATTCTTTTTGACAAATCCCACAGATAAAGAGCTTGAATTCTACAAATGGGGCGGAATGGTCGATATCTGGGGAGTAAAAACCAAGCAGAGAGTTCCGGGGGTTAATAAAAAGCTGATCCTGATTATTCCGACAGAAAAGGGACATATTGAGAGGGAAGTTGTTGGGAGGGAAAGTGAAGTTGCAAAGATTATCGGTGTAAGTGTGGAGCTTGTCAAAGAGAGGGTGCACATCCTAACAAGAAGAGACGCAATTGGGAGGACAGGAGTTTACCTCAACGAAGAAGTTCCGGACTGGATGAGCTTTGAAGAAGCTTTAAAGATGATAGCTGACAGAGACCCAAACATCAGGAGAAAAGTTAGGGAGAGCGGAGGAATTTAA
- a CDS encoding helix-turn-helix domain-containing protein: MRVFESLSEKPLSSKEIARLTSLSERTVRYALRILKQKGLVEEVFFLGDTRRRGYRRAGINQ; the protein is encoded by the coding sequence ATACGAGTTTTTGAGAGCTTAAGTGAAAAACCGCTCTCTTCTAAGGAAATTGCCCGTCTGACGTCTCTTTCGGAAAGAACCGTTCGCTACGCATTGAGAATTTTAAAGCAGAAGGGACTTGTTGAAGAGGTTTTCTTTTTGGGAGACACAAGAAGGAGGGGGTACAGAAGGGCGGGGATCAACCAGTGA
- a CDS encoding glycosyltransferase family 4 protein has protein sequence MRILMVGHYPPHTGGIARHLDKLVRELRKRHEVHVLTYGPIIPRKFESEFVHQVKPPNIFGVRGISFTFLASKKIRELHKKYRFDIIHAHYIGTTTYAAILAKKHVKVPVVITAHGSDLDFMSRLPLGTYYVKKSLSEADRIIAVSHYLAKKALSLGAKKVYVVPNGVGKLQYDGRERKFITFIGALRHYKSPETVLKLAEAFPNEQFLIVGDGPLKKVLEEKAPSNVKFLGYRRDIENILSKTKILILPSKREGFGLVIVEANASEVPVIGRKVGGIPELIREGKNGVTFEKFEELIEKFQGMLTPKKQRKMGDFGKKISEKYTWKAITRQIEAIYESTLHFP, from the coding sequence ATGAGAATTCTCATGGTTGGGCATTACCCTCCACACACAGGTGGAATTGCGAGACACCTTGATAAGTTAGTTAGGGAGCTTAGAAAGAGGCACGAAGTACATGTTCTTACATATGGCCCCATAATCCCCAGAAAATTTGAATCGGAATTTGTCCATCAGGTTAAACCTCCAAACATTTTTGGGGTAAGAGGTATAAGCTTTACTTTCTTGGCATCTAAAAAAATTCGGGAGCTTCACAAAAAATACAGATTTGATATCATACATGCCCACTATATAGGAACAACCACATATGCTGCAATATTAGCCAAGAAACATGTTAAAGTTCCAGTAGTTATTACAGCACACGGCAGTGATCTTGATTTCATGTCCAGACTGCCTTTAGGCACATATTATGTGAAAAAAAGCCTGAGTGAAGCAGATAGAATTATAGCTGTTAGCCATTACTTGGCTAAAAAGGCACTCTCTCTTGGTGCAAAAAAGGTTTATGTTGTTCCAAACGGAGTCGGGAAACTTCAATATGACGGGAGGGAGAGGAAGTTCATAACCTTTATTGGAGCACTGAGGCACTATAAAAGTCCAGAAACAGTGCTTAAACTTGCCGAAGCTTTCCCCAACGAGCAGTTCTTAATTGTTGGGGATGGTCCTCTTAAAAAGGTTTTAGAAGAAAAAGCTCCTTCTAATGTCAAATTTTTGGGCTATAGAAGGGATATAGAAAATATTCTTTCGAAAACCAAAATCTTAATCTTGCCTTCCAAACGAGAAGGTTTTGGACTGGTAATAGTTGAAGCAAACGCCTCAGAAGTTCCAGTAATTGGAAGAAAGGTAGGAGGTATTCCAGAGCTAATCCGAGAGGGCAAAAATGGGGTTACATTTGAAAAATTTGAAGAGTTGATTGAAAAGTTTCAAGGGATGCTGACTCCAAAAAAACAGCGTAAAATGGGAGATTTTGGAAAAAAGATCTCTGAAAAGTATACATGGAAAGCCATTACAAGACAAATTGAAGCAATTTACGAATCTACACTACACTTTCCTTGA